A window of the Lactuca sativa cultivar Salinas chromosome 5, Lsat_Salinas_v11, whole genome shotgun sequence genome harbors these coding sequences:
- the LOC111897190 gene encoding uncharacterized protein LOC111897190: MPNQQVRPQGGAFHQASGSNSKPTAPSSNQEMSHFEKEMMEFMIKQDQKTEAREKNQAIAMRNLENQLGQLAQALNSREPGTLPSNTQNPGNVNDKRECNAITLRSGKDLAPKNHDLPVTDDEQHPISVETHKKKQELKDDEKEYVEIEDITDEEYRKNKVNKEGPTSSSPSVGNEKKAQEKDARTSAIVTPTTLPFPPRKSKSKEDDGQFKKFLEILSQLHINIPFVEALKQIPTYAKFMKEVLTRKRVWREFETVAMTKSCTSIIKNRLPVKKDDPCSFILPCKIGKFDKIGLCDLGASISLMPLSIFQKLGLGEARPTTVSLQLADRSMVYPEGKIEDIIIKVDNLFIPADFIILDYEAEDDCGIILGRQFLATLKL, encoded by the coding sequence ATGCCAAATCAGCAAGTGAGACCACAAGGAGGTGCATTCCACCAGGCATCAGGAAGTAATTCAAAACCAACAGCGCCTTCATCAAATCAAGAGATGTCACATTTCGAGAAAGAAATGATGGAGTTTATGATCAAACAAGATCAAAAGACCGAGGCACGTGAAAAGAATCAAGCAATTGCTATGAGAAATTTAGAAAACCAATTAGGGCAATTAGCACAAGCATTGAACTCACGAGAACCTGGAACGTTGCCAAGTAACACCCAAAATCCAGGTAATGTCAATGATAAGAGGGAATGTAATGCCATCACACTTAGATCGGGAAAGGATTTAGCTCCAAAGAATCATGACTTACCAGTCACCGATGATGAGCAGCACCCGATAAGTGTTGAGACTCATAAGAAGAAGCAAGAATTGAAAGATGATGAAAAAGAGTATGTCGAGATTGAGGACATAACTGATGAGGAGTACAGGAAGAATAAAGTGAACAAGGAAGGTCCAACAAGTTCAAGTCCAAGTGTTGGAAATGAAAAGAAAGCCCAAGAAAAAGATGCTCGAACTAGTGCGATAGTTACACCAACAACCTTACCTTTCCCACCTAGGAAAAGTAAATCCAAGGAAGATGATGGGCAATTTAAGAAGTTTCTAGAGATCCTTTCTCAACTTCATATCAACATCCCTTTTGTTGAAGCCTTAAAACAAATTCCCACATATGCAAAGTTCATGAAGGAAGTTCTTACAAGGAAAAGAGTTTGGAGAGAGTTTGAGACTGTTGCAATGACGAAAAGTTGCACATCAATAATCAAAAACAGATTACCTGTGAAGAAGGATGATCCATGTAGTTTCATTCTACCGTGCAAAATTGGAAAATTTGACAAGATTGGTTTGTGTGACCTTGGTGCAAGTATCAGTTTAATGCCTTTgtcaatttttcaaaaattaggacTTGGTGAAGCTAGACCGACCACAGTTTCACTCCAGCTAGCAGACCGATCTATGGTATATCCAGAAGGTAAAATAGAGGATATCATTATCAAGGTTGATAATCTTTTCATTCCAGCTGATTTTATCATTTTGGATTATGAAGCTGAAGATGATTGTGGAATAATTTTAGGGAGGCAATTTTTGGCAACTTTGAAGCTTTAA